A region from the Diorhabda sublineata isolate icDioSubl1.1 chromosome X, icDioSubl1.1, whole genome shotgun sequence genome encodes:
- the LOC130451506 gene encoding uncharacterized protein LOC130451506 isoform X2 has protein sequence MQIAVNNVETRFDAEQVFLNEIDSNNTPKNIKEVCEGTRIEETSISGNCPGLILNNYKRLPQNPRCFACRTLRDRLFTKAARQRTAANKKYKSQIPLKRLKNKCNLLQKKAITDFLEEWESGMEILGDSMPFSESTLVGFKVTLASTLEITDMMHNEYGFEYFMTSRLSQDYLEQLFSIMSRMEIIGKFGPVERDNKVLNH, from the exons ATGCAAATTGCTGTGAACAATGTAGAGACAAGATTTGATGCAgaacaagtttttttaaatgaaatcgaTTCAAACAAT acTCCTAAGAATATTAAGGAAGTTTGTGAAGGAACAAGAATTGAAGAAACGAG CATATCTGGAAATTGTCCTGGTCTCATTCTGAACAATTATAAACGGCTACCACAAAATCCGAGATGTTTTGCATGCCGCACTCTTCGTGATCGACTCTTCACTAAAGCAGCTAGACAGCGTACTGctgcaaataaaaaatacaaatctcAAATACCACTGAAACGACTTAAAAACAAATGTAATCTCTTACAGAAAAAG GCTATAACAGATTTTTTGGAAGAATGGGAGTCTGGTATGGAAATTTTAGGGGATTCTATGCCTTTTTCTGAAAGTACATTAGTGGGTTTTAAAGTAACACTAGCTTCAACACTTGAAATAACTGATATGATGCATAATGAGTATGGCTTTGAGTACTTTATGACATCTCGTCTATCACAGGATTATCTGGAG caacttttttcaataatgag tcgAATGGAAATAATTGGCAAGTTTGGACCTGTTGAGcgtgataataaagttttaaatcattag
- the LOC130451506 gene encoding uncharacterized protein LOC130451506 isoform X1, protein MQIAVNNVETRFDAEQVFLNEIDSNNTPKNIKEVCEGTRIEETSISGNCPGLILNNYKRLPQNPRCFACRTLRDRLFTKAARQRTAANKKYKSQIPLKRLKNKCNLLQKKTKKLRSIVKTIKDKYTQISDKSFQRRIQSLDESERLVVTTFFEMAKKSNSKGRRYKLEWIYECLLIRFKSSSLYEMLRKRKILPLPTKSTLDKYIRRLNSSAYGFQPVLFECMKKRGENMPLSDRRGELVIDEMQLASGVSFNTNTKDFIGLVNLCDHTPDNLKNTVRDHALVFQFVPFKGGKSQALACFISKNAVTSQILQKLILECIILLSNAGFHVDAVTSDGAQWNRAVWKIFGIDEKKLSCPHPCDEKKSYG, encoded by the exons ATGCAAATTGCTGTGAACAATGTAGAGACAAGATTTGATGCAgaacaagtttttttaaatgaaatcgaTTCAAACAAT acTCCTAAGAATATTAAGGAAGTTTGTGAAGGAACAAGAATTGAAGAAACGAG CATATCTGGAAATTGTCCTGGTCTCATTCTGAACAATTATAAACGGCTACCACAAAATCCGAGATGTTTTGCATGCCGCACTCTTCGTGATCGACTCTTCACTAAAGCAGCTAGACAGCGTACTGctgcaaataaaaaatacaaatctcAAATACCACTGAAACGACTTAAAAACAAATGTAATCTCTTACAGAAAAAG aCCAAAAAATTGCGTTCTATTGTAAAAACTATAAAGGATAAATACACACAGATAAGTGATAAATCTTTCCAAAGAAGAATTCAATCATTAGATGAATCTGAGCGACTTGTGGTTACTACTTTTTTTGAGATGGCTAAAAAAAGTAATTCTAAAGGTCGTCGATATAAGCTTGAATGGATATACGAATGTTTATTAATACGATTCAAAAGCAGTAGCTTGTATGAAATGTTGAGGAAAAGAAAGATACTACCGTTGCCAACAAAATCCACGCTTGATAAATACATAAGGAGGTTAAATAGTTCAGCATATGGATTTCAACCTGTTTTATTTGAGTGTATGAAAAAAAGGGGCGAGAATATGCCGTTATCTGATCGAAGAGGAGAATTAGTTATTGATGAGATGCAATTAGCTTCGGGCGTTTCTTTCAATACAAATACTAAAGATTTTATAGGATTGGTGAACCTTTGTGATCACACAcctgataatttaaaaaatacagtaAGAGATCATGCGCTAGTTTTTCAATTTGTGCCATTCAAAGGAGGAAAATCTCAAGCTCTAGCTTGTTTTATCAGTAAAAATGCGGTGACCAGTCAAATTctgcaaaaattaattttagaatgTATTATTCTTTTGAGTAATGCTGGATTCCATGTGGATGCTGTTACAAGTGATGGAGCACAATGGAATCGTGCTGTGTGGAAGATTTTTGGAATTGACGAGAAGAAGCTCAGTTGTCCTCATCCAtgtgatgaaaaaaaaagttatggaTGA